The Leptospira koniambonensis region GAAAGTGCTCTCGAATCCTCATACTGATTTAAGACCGCTCCCAAAAGTCCAAGACCAGGATTTGCTTTTTTACGGATCTTCTCTATTGTTCCATGAAGATCTTTCAAACCTTGCACACTAAAAGCGCGAGTCTGGATCGGAACCAAAACAAGATCTGCAGCGATCAAAGCATTCTCCAAGATCAAACCTAAAGATGGAGGACAATCTATAATAATATATTCGTAAGAAGAACGGATCGGCAATAATGCTTCTTTCAAAAGATCAAAATCGTCTCTCTCATACGGAGTTGTAAAATTCGCCAAATGAATGGAAGAAGGAACCAGATCCAAACCAGGAGCAAGAGTTACAATAATTTCGGAAATATCTACTTTAGATTCCTCTTTATAACCCAAACTATGAAAAACAGATTTATCCGCCTGGCCGACATATAACTGAGTGATATTTGCCTGAGCATCCCAGTCCAATAGTAAAACTTTTTTGCCTGCCTTTGCCAATGCTTCCGCGAGACAGATGGAAACTGTGGTTTTACCTTCTCCACCTTTTTGATTGGATACCGCAAT contains the following coding sequences:
- a CDS encoding ParA family protein, with amino-acid sequence MKARVLSVEEVLSEYVLSSEDEFLEKAEKWSLPKDNKGKYKTDVLDKYFSKKMKHSYESVIIAVSNQKGGEGKTTVSICLAEALAKAGKKVLLLDWDAQANITQLYVGQADKSVFHSLGYKEESKVDISEIIVTLAPGLDLVPSSIHLANFTTPYERDDFDLLKEALLPIRSSYEYIIIDCPPSLGLILENALIAADLVLVPIQTRAFSVQGLKDLHGTIEKIRKKANPGLGLLGAVLNQYEDSRALSGLAETVRKYFPVFDSVVYRREAIPQSQAKRKLLSEYDPKAMQMFSTLAEEVMRRANGKKI